A window of Stutzerimonas stutzeri genomic DNA:
CCCAATCCGATAGGTGGGATGTCGTTCGCCCCCCGATGGAGATTCTGACGGAGCCGGATGAAGTTCGAGTCTGGGGTGCCTGGAACGTCCAGGCCGGCTATGTCCAACCGGGAACCGGTGCGATAGAGATACGGTGCTTTCAGGCAACGGAGCTTTGCATCGAAGCAGAGGCAAATTTGCTCAAGCATCTGGAAGGACAGGACCTCACGTCAGCGGCCCGGGTGTATCGGGTTTCTTTATGGACTGAAGAGTTGCTTGAAGCGAGCGAAATCACCAGCACCTTGGATTGTGCGCGGCGCCAACTATCAATTCGGCCTCAAGAGAAGTCTGCCGTTCAAACGTGGCAGGGCATTGGTTCGTGCGAGGCAGATCCAGGACGCGCGGTGCTTGAGGGCGATCCATTCTAAGCAACATCTTCCCTAGTGCGTGATGTCACTATGCCATATAGTCTCAATCCCCCAATGTTTTACAAGGATGAAAGCTATGTGGAGAGGTCGGTTCGTGGCCGTAGGTTGGATTGCGTTGGTAGCGCTGATTAGCGGTTCTGCCATTGCAAAAGAGAATTCGGCACTATCGGATGATGCAATCGCCCAGATCCTGATTGATCGGTCGATCAATGCATATTCTGGCAACTGTCCATGCCCATACAACCGCGCCAGCAATGGCTCAAGGTGCGGGGGCCGTAGTGCATACAGCCGACCAGGCGGAGCCTCGCCGCTGTGCTACAGGGAAGATGTTTCAGCCGATTCGATCAAGCGATATCGCGCGCAGCATCAGATCGCAGGAAGCGATTCCGTTAGATAGAAGCGTCGGCGCGTCGTTATTCTTAACGGCGCCACTCTTCCTCTGTTCTATAACTCATCGCATTGAGCTGAATATGTTGCATCTGGTCTGGCTGACCAGTGGTACGGAATCTGATCGATAGAATCGGCCATGTCTGGCTCAGGCCGAATAGCTACTACCAGATCTGCGGCCTCCCGAACCAGATTGTTGTTAGAAGCCCCACTTAATCTGCCGGCCCGGCGAGGCCAGGTAAGCTGCGGGAACACGCCTCCGATTGGACTGAGAGCACATCGCGTGCCTACAGCAGTACAGCTTCATTCAGTCAATCCAGACGGTGCTGGAGGATGTCCTCCTTTTAGATGCCCTGGGGTTCCGAAACATCGGAGCGTATAAAGAGAACATTACTGAAGCGAAAAGCATGCAGACGATCGTAACTATTAGGCCTAGGGCATTTTGGGCGGTGAGAGTCTCAGGCTCAACAGATTGCCAAGTGACTAAGAAGCCCAATGCGGCACCGAGCGCTAGCTGAATAGCACTTGCCATTGTGCCTGCGATGTCACTCAGAACTCGAAATACCCACTTTGCGATGTAGAGTGAGCGACCTTTGCGCATGTTCAGGTGCTTGGCAAACAAAGCCCCGATAACCAACGGGATCATCAAACATGCGTACCATTTCATCAGCGGAATAGGTGTCAAGCTAGCATTGATCAGTTCTTTCAGAGCCTTGCTCGTCGGGGCGAATAGCAGAAGCGGAATGCCTCCCACGATGAACGACACGACAAGCTCTCTGGTCGCCTGTTCAAGTACTTCCAGCATTTCCGCTCGCGGGGGAATCAATCGCATTTCATTCATCCTGTTCGGTCATCGAGGAGCAGAGCAAGGGGGTGGCTGACCCCCTTTTCCCAAGATAGCTTTTGCTGTCACCTAAGCCTCTTTGCGAACTATCGATTTCGGCTAGCTAAACGAAGTCTTGATCGCGTCAGCCGACCGCAGGGAGGGGCACGATGGAAGCCCGAAGGGGCGAGACGGTCTCCGGCTCGCTCCACGACAGCGCATCCCGGCAGCGCCGGGCGACGCCCCTGCTTCAACCTGCCCCGAGAGTCCCAGCCGCCAATCTTACCGTCCAGCGGATCGTTACCGATCAACCGTGAACGAGTTCACAGTAAAACATCGGCGACTTTGACCAGATTTTCTAGGCACCTGATAAAGGGCCTCGACGAAACATCTCGTAAAAAACTGATGTTCGTCAGCCGTGCAGTAATCGTAGCTAATCAAAGGGAATTGAAATGAAAAAACTGAGCATTATTACCGCAGCAGTTCTTCTCTCAAATCAGGCAAGTGCGGCTCCAGCCTGGTATTCGGGAAAAATCACCAGGGTTTGGCCTCAAGGCGGTGCGTTCATAGTTACTCTGGATTCAACCGCATTAGACGACTGCCAACACAAATATGCATACTTCCAGCGTGCGACCCTTGGTGAGAAACTATACTCAGAAACCTACGCCCTTGCCTTGTCGTCGATGGCAATGCAGACCAAATTCGGAATTGTTATAGATAAGCTCGCAGTGGGTGCGCAGTGCAACGCGACCAGCGCTGATGTTAGGCAGAATTAAACTACGCAAAAGAGCGTCCTTGCTTGGTTGCAAGAAGGACCAAAACTTTCGTGTAAATTATTCGCCGAGGTCAGTATGGTCTTTATCTCTAGAATCATGACGGCATCTTTGCTGCTCTTGTTAACTTCTGCCGGAATGGTCTATGGCGCAGAAGACGGTTTTAATAGCGCAGCGACCGATATATACCAAGATCCGGGTTTTAACACAAATCGCGATTACTCTTCCAGTCGACAGGAAGACTCCATCGACCCATTCTCCGGTCAGCTAAAAATATTAGTAGTTGACCTGCATGTGCCGGGTAATGGCGGCCTAGATATTGATGTCGTTCGCAACTATCAAAGTAACAATAATGATCGCGGCCCATACAATAATGGGCATACGGCTCGCACTCCTTTCGGGACGGGCTGGGATATAAATTTTGGCAGAATACTTGTACCCAATAATAATTCTTATAGACATATCAATGCGTCGAATAGCCCTTCCTCATGTAAGAAGAACAACGTCGCCACAGGATTCAATCCGTACCTCGAACTTCCAGATGGGTCCCGTGAACTACTAGCGAACAGCTTGGGCACCGATTATGCTTTTATTACGAAAAATCGGTGGATCGGAAAGTGCCTGCCAACTGGAGAAAATGCGAACTCCGTTGGCGGACTAATTGTTTTCTCCCCTGAAGGAAAAAAATATACCTTCAATTTGCTGGGGTCGGTTTCTCCAGATAAACCATATATGGCTTATTTTGTTACAAAAATCGAGGATCTTGATGGTAACAGCCTCCAATTCGATTATTTTAAGCCGAGCGGAAATACCGTTACTAGATATACCCTCCTAAAGTCTATTGTCGCCTCCGACGGGCGTCGCGTCGATTTCGACTATGCCGACGTTACTAACGACGCGATCGGATGGCGCCCCCGTCTGACCAGCATCAAGGGCGGCGGAAAGAGCGTTGCATACAACTACAATGATGCGGATTGGTTTTCGGGAACTAACGAGTTACCGCATTACCTGACTTCGGTGCGGTACGCTGATGGAACAAAGTGGTCGTATAAGTACATCCATCGCTCGGACCAAGCAAACTTTGTTCCGGGCCGATTTTCAATATCTGAAATGACGAGTCCGCTTGGTCTTAATACAAGTTATACATACGAATATCGTCAGATGGGTGCGCTGCCGGCGGAAAAAGTTAATGTTGTTACAAGTCGCACACTAAGCTCCGTTGCGGGGGCTGATCAATCAAAGCAGGTTTGGAAATATTCTTACACGAAGGGTTACTCACCCAACAACGACAAAACGTTGGTTGCAGGCCCGCAGAGCTGTGTCCGTTATGAACATATAGGATCCGACACGATAAGCAAGGCGACGATTACAAACGAGCTGTGGAAGCTTGGTTTACTGGTAAAAAAGGAGACACTTGACGGTTCAGCGTGCAGTACACTCGTTAGGAGCGAGCAAAGTACATGGGATAGTCAAAAAATATCATATCAAAATGAGGTGAGGCGATACGGGGCATATAACTTCAGTCAAACGCAGAATGGAACATATACCGCCATCCTGGCCAAGATGGTGGTACAGCAAGGTGGCTCTAATTACACGACAGAGTATACGTACGACGAAAACGGACAGCCTACGCGGGTTGTCGAATCAGGCCAAAAAACAAGAACTAAAAATCTGACATATTCGAGGCCCGGTGGTAATTGGGTGCTTGGCTTGGTGGCGACGCAATCAATATCCGGGATATCCGGAAATATAAGTTTTTCTTACAATACAAGCGCGAGGGTTACGCAGAAAAATGAATACGGCGTCATTACCAAGTATTCGTATACAAGTCGAGGCGATGTCAGTGCTCAGACTGACGCTAATGGTCGAACCACTCGTTATGAAGATTACTATCGCGGTGTTCCGAGGCTGATCACCTATCCTGACGGAACGACTGTTAAATATACAGTCAACTCATCGGGGACGGTTGCATCACGGACCGATGAGCTCGGAAGGGTAACATCATATTCATACGACGACATGGATAGGATTGTGTCGATAGTTCCACCGAAAGGCCTTACCTCGAAAATAGCTATCAAGTATGCTTTTGGTAGTAACGGGGCCACTGAGACGTTGTCTGTAGGAGCCTATAGACGTGTGCGGAATTATAACCAACTTGGCCAGTTATTTAATCAAGCCGAGAGCGGTACCGGCAGTGCGATCATAGTCGCAGCTCGGTATGATTCCCAAGGGAACCGCACCTTTTTTTCCAACCCAAACTATCTCTCGGCCTCTTCATCTGGAGAGCGTCGCAGTTTCGATGCCCTGAACCGCATAACGAAGATAACTAATGCCGACGGCACTTCAAGTTCGTTTTCCTATCAGACGGGAAACAAGGTAAGCGTGAGCGATGAGCGGAGCAACGTTACAACAAAAGAGTTTGTTGCATTTGGCGAGCCTAATGAAAAAATCCTGTCAAAAGTAACTCAGCCAGGCGGAGTCACCACGTCGCTAAGCCTCGATAACCTGGGGCGGGTAACGTCAGTCATGCAAGACGGGCTAACGAGAACCTTCGTATTCTCGAGCAATGGTTTTCTCGCGTCTGAAAACCATCCCGAATCGGGAGTCACTCAGTACACCCGCGATGCAGTAGGTAACGTTCTGTCCAAGAAGGTAGGTGCGGCCGCGGCAGATCTGTACACATATGATATGAGAAATAGGTTAACGACGGTTACATACGGGGGGAGCACGCTTAGGCTCGCAAATACGTTCGACAAAGGAGGGCGGCTCGCGACGCAGAGTTTCGGGTCCTCAACTTGGACTTATTCCTACGACGCGCATGACAATCTTTTGAGCGAGAGCGTCTCTCTAGCGTCACCGTCGCGTACGTTCAAGCTATCGTACAGCTACAATGCGACGGATGCACTCTCCTCCATGACCTATCCAAGCGGCCTGATAATCGATTTCTCTCCAGACGCCTACGGAAGGCCGACGAAGGCCGGCGCTTACGCAAAGTCAATTAGCTATCATGCTAATGGGGCGATCCAGCAACTTCACTTTGGTAATGATCGTAAGCTAACCGTCACGTTAGATAATAGGCTGCGTCCTGTTGAACGTGTTGTTTATGGCACTGACTTGCCGATGCAGCAGCGATTGGTCTACGACGCTACAAGCAATGTCATTCAAGTAACTGATCTTCAAAACAGTGGATACTCGCAGAAACTCACTTACGATACGCTTAATCGAATCTCATCTGGCGTGGGCGGGTGGGGCACGGAGATATATAGTTATAATAATCGCGGCGATATAACAAGCCGGAAACTTGGCACATACGTTATCAATTATGCCTACGATACCCGCGGTAGACTATCTGGCCTCAGTGGCAACATTCAGAGTGCTGTTACCTACGATGAAAAAGGCAATGTCCTCGCAGCTCGCAGCCAATATCGATATGACC
This region includes:
- a CDS encoding RHS repeat protein; the protein is MTASLLLLLTSAGMVYGAEDGFNSAATDIYQDPGFNTNRDYSSSRQEDSIDPFSGQLKILVVDLHVPGNGGLDIDVVRNYQSNNNDRGPYNNGHTARTPFGTGWDINFGRILVPNNNSYRHINASNSPSSCKKNNVATGFNPYLELPDGSRELLANSLGTDYAFITKNRWIGKCLPTGENANSVGGLIVFSPEGKKYTFNLLGSVSPDKPYMAYFVTKIEDLDGNSLQFDYFKPSGNTVTRYTLLKSIVASDGRRVDFDYADVTNDAIGWRPRLTSIKGGGKSVAYNYNDADWFSGTNELPHYLTSVRYADGTKWSYKYIHRSDQANFVPGRFSISEMTSPLGLNTSYTYEYRQMGALPAEKVNVVTSRTLSSVAGADQSKQVWKYSYTKGYSPNNDKTLVAGPQSCVRYEHIGSDTISKATITNELWKLGLLVKKETLDGSACSTLVRSEQSTWDSQKISYQNEVRRYGAYNFSQTQNGTYTAILAKMVVQQGGSNYTTEYTYDENGQPTRVVESGQKTRTKNLTYSRPGGNWVLGLVATQSISGISGNISFSYNTSARVTQKNEYGVITKYSYTSRGDVSAQTDANGRTTRYEDYYRGVPRLITYPDGTTVKYTVNSSGTVASRTDELGRVTSYSYDDMDRIVSIVPPKGLTSKIAIKYAFGSNGATETLSVGAYRRVRNYNQLGQLFNQAESGTGSAIIVAARYDSQGNRTFFSNPNYLSASSSGERRSFDALNRITKITNADGTSSSFSYQTGNKVSVSDERSNVTTKEFVAFGEPNEKILSKVTQPGGVTTSLSLDNLGRVTSVMQDGLTRTFVFSSNGFLASENHPESGVTQYTRDAVGNVLSKKVGAAAADLYTYDMRNRLTTVTYGGSTLRLANTFDKGGRLATQSFGSSTWTYSYDAHDNLLSESVSLASPSRTFKLSYSYNATDALSSMTYPSGLIIDFSPDAYGRPTKAGAYAKSISYHANGAIQQLHFGNDRKLTVTLDNRLRPVERVVYGTDLPMQQRLVYDATSNVIQVTDLQNSGYSQKLTYDTLNRISSGVGGWGTEIYSYNNRGDITSRKLGTYVINYAYDTRGRLSGLSGNIQSAVTYDEKGNVLAARSQYRYDLAGNLSLVCLNARSDCAARPDLQYSYDARQRKIVSTDSEGNRSVHIYSSRGLLASEESLTSGTVKDYIYVGRELVAHSETCSAIDSDGDGLPDCYEKRLGLDPDDRADGYADSDGDGVLNYQEYRYATKIRNVDSDNDGMPDGWELRFGLDPNSASDAHLDLNGDGVSNLEHFTKGTPASSLWPAVLPALNVILN